The following proteins are encoded in a genomic region of Oculatellaceae cyanobacterium:
- a CDS encoding phosphoribulokinase, with translation MSHRPIILGIVGDSAAGKTTLTQGIAQVVGEENVTIICTDDYHRYDRRQRAENGISALHPDCNYVDIMEQHLSLLRNGQPILKPIYGHTSGTLEAPEYIQPRKFVIIEGLLGYSTLAARDCYDVKVFLAPPESLRTQWKVKRDTRKRGYSEAEVIEQLRKRESDSENFIRPQREWSDIVVSFYPPSDEPEESNTELNVRLVLRPTIPHPDMTKILHLSNSDGNAVRLELERDMGKPVDVLEVDGHATSNQVLEIERMLCNDIPDLLPYCSMQGNPDIGKLIGTTGETLQSYPLAITQLLISYHMLKAAKIHQ, from the coding sequence ATGAGCCATCGTCCAATTATCCTTGGTATCGTCGGTGACAGCGCGGCTGGTAAGACAACACTAACCCAGGGAATTGCTCAGGTAGTGGGTGAGGAGAATGTCACAATTATTTGTACTGACGATTATCATCGGTACGATCGCCGTCAACGTGCAGAAAATGGAATTTCGGCGTTGCATCCTGACTGTAACTACGTGGATATTATGGAGCAGCATTTATCGCTGCTACGAAATGGACAACCAATCCTCAAGCCAATTTACGGTCATACAAGCGGTACATTAGAAGCGCCAGAATATATTCAACCCAGGAAGTTTGTAATTATCGAGGGATTGCTTGGTTATTCTACTCTGGCTGCGCGGGATTGTTATGACGTTAAAGTATTTTTAGCACCACCTGAGTCTTTACGAACTCAGTGGAAAGTCAAGCGCGATACTCGCAAACGTGGCTACAGTGAAGCCGAAGTTATTGAACAACTTAGAAAGCGTGAATCTGACTCTGAGAATTTTATTCGTCCTCAACGTGAGTGGTCAGATATAGTAGTTAGTTTTTACCCGCCTAGTGATGAGCCAGAGGAAAGTAATACTGAACTGAATGTGCGTTTGGTACTTAGACCCACTATTCCACATCCAGACATGACAAAGATTTTACATCTCAGTAATAGCGATGGGAATGCTGTTCGTCTGGAACTAGAGCGAGATATGGGCAAACCTGTAGATGTGCTGGAAGTTGATGGTCATGCCACTAGCAACCAAGTATTAGAAATAGAGAGGATGCTATGTAATGATATTCCTGACCTTCTCCCTTACTGTAGTATGCAAGGCAACCCAGATATTGGCAAACTGATCGGTACAACTGGTGAAACTCTCCAAAGTTATCCTCTAGCTATCACTCAGCTACTCATTTCTTA
- the cofG gene encoding 7,8-didemethyl-8-hydroxy-5-deazariboflavin synthase subunit CofG codes for MLYPGSRTVTYSPAYTLVPTYECFNRCSYCNFRSDPGKSPWMTLLQAEAVLKPLHSQGVCEILILSGEVHPQSSRRAGWFQRIYDLCELALDLGFLPHTNAGILSYEEMAQLKKVNVSMGLMLEQLTPKLLDTVHKHAPSKLPEIRLQQLEWAGELQIPFTTGLLLGIGETQQDWWESLEAISQIHQRWGHIQEVILQPHSPGSQQTWNATGFDLYQLPEVIAKAREILSSDITIQIPPNLVTDASWLLACLDAGARDLGGISPKDEVNPDYPHPNYQKLSEILQPAGWELVPRLPVYSQYHNWLSEELQSVVRAIAQTGYAYGSMLSRA; via the coding sequence ATGCTTTATCCAGGTTCCCGAACTGTTACTTATAGTCCTGCTTATACCTTAGTTCCTACCTACGAGTGCTTCAATCGCTGTAGTTACTGCAATTTTCGTAGTGATCCAGGAAAAAGTCCTTGGATGACTTTGTTACAAGCAGAGGCAGTTTTAAAACCGCTTCATTCTCAGGGTGTTTGTGAAATTCTCATCTTGAGTGGTGAGGTGCATCCTCAGTCTTCACGACGGGCAGGTTGGTTTCAGCGTATCTATGATTTATGTGAATTGGCGCTGGATTTGGGTTTTTTACCTCATACCAATGCTGGAATTTTAAGTTATGAAGAAATGGCTCAGTTGAAAAAAGTTAACGTTTCAATGGGGCTAATGCTGGAGCAGTTAACGCCTAAACTGCTAGATACTGTTCATAAACACGCGCCGAGTAAGTTACCAGAAATAAGGTTGCAACAGTTGGAATGGGCGGGTGAGTTGCAAATTCCGTTTACAACTGGGTTATTGCTAGGAATTGGGGAAACACAGCAAGATTGGTGGGAAAGTTTAGAGGCAATTTCTCAAATTCATCAACGTTGGGGACATATACAAGAGGTAATCTTGCAACCTCATAGCCCTGGAAGTCAACAAACATGGAATGCGACAGGGTTCGATTTATATCAGTTACCAGAAGTAATTGCCAAAGCGCGTGAGATTTTATCGTCCGATATTACTATCCAAATTCCACCAAATTTAGTTACAGATGCAAGTTGGTTATTAGCTTGTTTAGATGCTGGTGCTAGAGATTTAGGGGGAATTAGCCCTAAAGATGAGGTGAATCCTGATTATCCACATCCTAATTATCAAAAATTAAGTGAAATTTTACAACCTGCGGGATGGGAGTTAGTACCCCGTTTGCCTGTTTACTCTCAGTATCACAATTGGTTATCTGAGGAGTTACAAAGTGTTGTTCGTGCGATCGCACAGACGGGTTATGCCTATGGTTCAATGTTATCAAGGGCATGA